CCAGGGCAGTGGGCACATGCTTCCAGCCGCAGATGCTGAGATCCCTTTGCTAGCCATGGTATTAATGCCCACCCAGTaaacccccaggcccacccagaaactGAGGTCTGGCTGTGCTACTACTTCAAGTCTTTAGTTAGCAAATGTTACCACAGTGCAACTGTGCAATGCAGAATTTGTACAGAATTTCCCTCACATGCACAATTTTTTAACTTGGTTTTAGGACTGGAAGGAGATGCCAGCAGTGCTGGGTCTATATGGAGCCCCAGGAAGAGGGCAGCAGTGCCAGGCCATGACAGCTTTATGTATGAGGAAATTATTGGATTCagcttcaggggggggggggggggggagggagaaggcagGAAAGTGAGGTTGATCctggagagaaagggaggagagaggggagagagaccaGTTATGTGATATAACATTAACCCATTAATTGGAATTCTAAGCAGAAAATTAACAGTCCTGCATCTTTGACAAATAACTTTTTTTAAACAGCACTTAAATGAATTTTTACTAATAGAGAATGATCATATTatattttgacaaaaaaaaagtaaacagaatgtTGCAGAAGTTTGAATTTTAGTGCAGAATTACACTCAGGAGTAAGTGGTTTATGTCTCAGGCACAGAACGAGAGGAAGCCTGGGGTATATCAGTGACTCTGCCATCTTCAACATTAGAGTCCAGCTCGCAGAAGGGAGCCCAGGAAACCCAATGAGATGACCAGGGCCAGGTAGCTGATCTTCACACTCGTTGCTCCATTACACAGGTCAGACTGGCAGCAGTAAACAGAAGCTGTTGCTCCACTGATGGTTTGTTTCCCTTCTGTACAGTCTGGTGTACATGCTTTACTCACTGCAGTTTCTCctacacaaaacaaaaagaaaagaattacaTGAAAAGTAATTTTCTCTGTAAATTCATTCTTGAAAATAATCCCTAGTGTGTTAGAGTTTTGGTTTTAGCCTCTGGGTCAGGATCCACTAATGGATACTTATCTGGCAGGGGTGATTGctccacagtggcgttcctaggggggggctgaACCTGggtcggatcgccgatgcgccccgccccccccgggtgcagcgctcccCGGATGCAGTGCgacaccccccgcgaaagaacccccccgggtgcacgccgctgggggggtgccgtgcgcgcctgtcctccgttcgttccatgcttctctgccccggaacagcatggaatgaacggaggacaggcgcacgcagcacccccccagcgtcgtgcacccggggcggaccgcaccccccaccccccctaggaacgccactgttgctCCATGATTCAGAAGAATCCACTaaagcaggcttgtccaacctacggCCCATGGGTGCCTTTTCTTGCCCTGCAGAAGACTGGCATTTTGGGGGTACAGGGCACACAGATTTTTATCACAGGATCCCTGCTTCTCCACCGCAGCTCATCCAGCTGCGATCTTGAGCCACACGACGCTGGAAATTTGGATTGGTCTAGCCATTTCAAGTCTTGTGACACTTGAAACCATGAGACCAACCTGAACCTCTGGCGCCGCATGGCTTAAGCTCACGGATAGATGAGCTGCAGCGGAGAAGCAGGGATCCCGCAGTAAGAATCTGCAGGTGAGAGGAAAGAGATTGGGtaaaggcaggggagaggggtacatgagagagatagagagagattgagagattgaatgaaggcttggggggggggggggggaatgagaaaaaGGCCAGATAAATGCTGGGAGGgccatgggagagagagagagagagagagagagattgggtgaTCTTGAAAATTGATGGTGCCTTGCCCTGATTGGTGCATCctggggatgcactgggtggggtctcagtcaagtctgtggagtaggacccagcttttactcatggatgtagggcaagaaatgaagaagaaaggcggaaagtaaagaaataaatggaaaggaagccctggaaacggagtttaGAGGACTGGTAGCAGcacaatcagatactgggccagcatgatcagaaaaacaaagtcaccagacaacaaaggtagaaaaaatcattttattttcattatagtgtttggaatatgtccactttgagaatcaggtgctcaacattaaaagttatatttatttacttatttatggcattttatcccacatgaaacatgaattagattggaacctgggatcatttaatttttttttcctggagagagtaatgcattgccctcccACCCAGGCcttctccccggctatagccagctctgcaatttgggtggGGGCACATAGGTGGACGTGGGGCTCAGAAGTGgacggggggtgcagaggtgtacaggggggggg
This genomic interval from Microcaecilia unicolor chromosome 1, aMicUni1.1, whole genome shotgun sequence contains the following:
- the LOC115480847 gene encoding lymphocyte antigen 6E-like; the protein is MRPFLLFLLVIALCLHNAVSLKCYTCPVTKKSSDCATESTCSVADKYCMKIIASASGETAVSKACTPDCTEGKQTISGATASVYCCQSDLCNGATSVKISYLALVISLGFLGSLLRAGL